The Rhodothermus marinus DSM 4252 DNA segment TACCCGGTAGGATTCAGCTGATCGCTGTTGCGGGTGAAAACGCCCGCATTCAGGTACATGCTGGCCAGGATCGCGTCGGCAACCCATTTGGTAACCCGACCCGCAAGCGGCGGCTGCTCCGGAAGGTTATCGTAAATTTCCAGCAGTTCGCTTTCGATGAAATTGAAAACTTCGGCCCGCGTAGCGTTCGCCGGCGGGTTGTTGGGATCGACGACAAATTCGTCGTCGCCCACGATGGGCACGTTGCCGAAAAAGTCCAGCAACGTATAGTAGAAGAAGGCCCGAAGCAGCCGCACTTCGGCTTCGAGCTGCGCTTCGTTTGGTGCCTCGATTTCCGCCAGGGTCTGCAACAGACCGTTCGCACGCGCAATGCCCGTATAGGAATCGACCCAGGCGCCGTTGATATCGACCAGCGAAGGATCCCACTGGTGACGATGGATTGCCAGCCAGCGGCCGCCGTCGAACCAGTCCTGCCCACGGGTGGGCACGACGGTTTCGTCGGAGGAGACCTGACTCAGGTTCCAGTAATTCCATTCCAGCGCCCGAAGTTGTGCATAAATGGGCGCCAGGGCGGCGGTGATTTCTTTCTCGGTTTTGTAAAAGTTTTCGGGCGTTACCACCGAAAAGGTCTCTTCGGTCAGATCCGTACAGCTGCTGAGGATCAGTACGACCGGTGTCAGCAGCACCGCCAGCAGGATACCGGCCGTCTTATTTCTCTGCATGCCTCTCATGGTCAACGTTCTGTTTGAATGCGGATGAAACTGGTGCGTCATTCCTTTCAAGACCGTTAGAAGCCCAGGCTGATGCCGACCGTAAAGGTGCGCGCCCGGGGATAGTTCGTGTAGTCGATCCCCAGCGTCGCCAGCCCGGCATTCGTGTTAACCTCCGGATCGTATCCGCTGTAAGGGGTAATCACCAGCAGGTTCTGTCCGGACACATAGATACGTGCCCGCCGGAGATAACGGCTCCATGGCCCCAGATTGTTGAAGGTATAGCCGACCGTCACGTTGTCCAGCCGGATAAACGAGCCATCTTCGATCCAGCGCGAGGAGTAGATGGCCGGTTCGTCCAGGGCGTCCGGATCGTCCAGGGCCGCTTTCAGGAAGTTCTGGTTCTGGAGCACGGCGCTCTTCGTCTGATAGACCAGGGCCGTGTTGTTGAAGACGTCGCGGCCCTGTTCGCCCCGGATGAACACGTAGAAGTCGAAGTTGCCCCAGTAGATATTGGTACGGAAGCCGTAGGTGAAGTCCGGCTGGGCATTGCCGATGATGGTCCGGTCATCACCGGTGATCTCGACCTGACCGTCGCCGTCCAGGTCGGCAAACTGCTGGCGGCCGTTGGCATCGACACCCAGGAAGACCGGTCCGTAGAAGGTGCCGATCGGCTCGCCCGGCAGCAGAATCTGCGCGTAGGTGTCCGACTGACCACGGCCACTGACCGTCCCGGTAATAATCTGATCGCGACCACCCAGGCTGACCACTTCGTTACGGTTGGTGCTGAAGACCAACCCGAAGAGCACGTTCAGTCCGGGCCGATCGACAGCCAGCGCATCGAGCGAAAACTCAAGGCCCCGGTTGCGCGTCTTGCCGACGTTTTCGATCCGGGTCGGGACCGGCGCCGGCTGCGGCACAGGGATCTCCAGCAACAGGTTGCTGGTGTTCTTCTCGTAGTATTCGATCGTTCCCGAGAATTTGCCGTTCAGCAGGCTGTAATCCAACCCGATGTTGAAGGTGGCCGTCTCTTCCCACTTCAGGTCCGGATTCGCATAGTTGACCGGGGCAAAGCCGGTGTACGGCTGCTGATCGAAAACCGCCTGCAGGCTTTCGTTGGCGCCAAGCTGCGCCAGCGACAGGTAGTTACCGATCTCCTGACTACCCGTGATGCCATAGCCCACCTTCAAGCGCAGGTCGGTGAGCCAGTCCAGCCCCTGCATGAACGGTTCGCCACTGATACGCCAGGCCGCCGAGATGGCCGGGAAGAGCCCCCACTTGTTCCCTTCGCCAAAGCGCGAGGAACCGTCGTACCGAAGCACGCCGGTCAGGTAGTACCGGCTCTGGTAGTTGTAGTTCAGGCGCGTGAAGAACGAAATGAGTCGGCTTTTTTCCTTGTAGGAAAACGTCCCGGCTTTGACCAGCTGGCTGGCCGACTGCATAGCGTTGTAGGTGGTGACGTCCGTGACGAATCCCTGCCCTTCCACGCCGAATTCTTCGGTCATGTACTCGTTGAACTCGTAGCCGCCCAGCAACTCCACATTGTGCGCCTGGGCAAGTGTGTTACGGTAGGTCAGGTAGCTCTGGAACGTCAGCGACGAGTGTTCCCGGCTGCGCTGCAGCGCCCGCCCTTCGTACTGGGCACCGGTCGGATTCTGCTGCGGGAAGTACTGGCGGCGACTCGACTGCGCCCGGTCGGCGCCGAAGTTCACCCGGGCCGTCAGGCCGGGCAGCAGATCCAGCTCGGCCCCGATGTTTCCCAGCGAGCGCGTCGTCTTTACGAAGTCCAGCACCTGCTCGGCCATGGCCACCGGATTGCGCACCGAGGTCCGGCCGTCCGCAATTTCGAAATAGCCATCCAGTGCCGGGGTCCCATCCAGGTTTTGATCGGCGTAGATGGGATAGGTGGGATTCATCTGATAGACGTTCGTAAACACCCCGCCTTCGAAGCCGGCCGTCTGGTTGTAGGGCAGCAGGTCGTCGTGCTGGAACGACGAAGTCAGGTTGAGCTGAAGCCGCAGCCGCCCGTCGAAGGCCTGATGGTCGGCGTTCAGGCGTCCGGTCAGACGTTCCAGCCCGGAGCTGATGACATGGCCCTGCTGATTCAGGTAGCTGACCGAGGCCCGGTAGCGGGTCTGGCTCGTACCGCCCGAAAAGGCCAGATTATGGAAGTGCGTGATCCCCGTCCGCGTAACCGCTTCTTCCCAGTCCGTATTGGCATCACCCAGTACGTTCAGCGCATCCTGCGAAAGATTTCCGGCCTGTACCTGCTCCTGAACGAACCGCCGATATTCCTCACCATTCAGCAATTCCAGCTTCTTATAAGGAGAGGCCGCCGAAATATACCCTTCATAGTCCACCTGAAGCTGGCCCTGACGGCCCTTCTTCGTCTCGATCAGGATCACGCCGTTCGCACCTCGCGATCCGTAGATGGCGGTGGCCGCGGCGTCTTTCAGCACTGTGATCGATTCGATGTCGTTGGGATTGATCAGGCTCAGGGGGTTGCGCGGCGGCGGCGGCGCACCGTCAATCCCGGCCCCTTCCGGCATCAGGCGCACGTTGTCGATCGGCACGCCATCGATGACGATCAGCGGATCATTGCTGGCGCTGATGGAGGTGCCACCACGCAGGCGGATGTTCAATCCGGCGCCCGGTTCGCCATTGTTCGAGATGATCGTCAGACCGGCCACCTGGCCCTGCAACAGCTGGTCGGGCGAGGTATAAACGCCCTGATTGATCTCCGTCGCATCGATCGTCGCCACCGAGCCGGTCACATCTTCGCGCCGCTGCACGCCGTAGCCGACCACGACGATCTCTTCCAGCACCTCGACGGTGGGTTGCATGCGCACGTTGATGACCGTTCGGTCGCCTACCACCTCCTGCACCTGTTCGTAGCCCACGAACGAGAAAACCAGCACGGCTTCGGGTCCGGGCACTTCGATCTGATAGCGTCCTTCGACGTCGGTGGTCGTACCGGTCATCGTGCCCAGCACCACGATGTTGACGCCGGGCAACGGCTCCCCCGTCGTAGCATCACTGACGGTACCCGTCACCGTGCGTGGTTGCGCAATGACAACGCTTACATTCCAGCATGCAAGCAGCAGGCTCAGCCCCAGCATGCGCGAAAGCAATGTTCTCATGGTACCCATTCGCTCAAATTGTTTGAGTAAATGTAAGAGTTTCCACTTGCTATGGGATCGCTTCCAAATCTCAACGATGGGGACGGGAAATGCAATCCCTTTTTTAAGGGACACCCTTCAACTAAACCGCTTTAGTTGTAACGAGCTCGCAACCTTTTATACAAACTTCACAAAACTTTACCCGCCCTTTCTGATCCGGTGCTTAAAACAAAGCCCGCCTCCCCTGGCCCTTCAGGGAAGACGGGCGATCAGCAGTTCAGAGGTGGACTTATTGATTTCTGCCGGCACGCTTCGTGGTGATCAGAATCACCCCGTTGGCGCCCCGGGAGCCGTAAATCGCCGTGGCCGCGGCGTCCTTCAGGACCGTGATCGACTCGATGTCGTGAGGGTTCAGAAAAGAGATGGTTCCGCCCGGTATCGGTGTGATGGGCATGCCATCGACCACATAAAGGGGTTCTGGATTGCCCAGGAGCGTGTTCTGCCCCCGGATGCGCACGATCAGTCCGCCGCCGGGCGCTTCGGTCACGTACACCCCGGCCACCCGCCCTCTGAGCAACTCTTCCACGCGCGTCACCGGCCGCTCTTTGACTTCGTCCGGATCCAGCTCACTGACCGAGGCCGTCACTTCCTCCCGTGCGATCGTGCCGTAGCCGACGTTGACCTGCTCCTTTGCTTCCGCAGCCGACGCGTCGGTTTCGGCCACCGGCCGACTCCCCGCGCAGCCGGCCAGCCACAATGCCACCACCAGTGCCAGCCCGCCCACCATGTGCCGCCGTTCCATGATGCCTGCTCCGGGTTGGGTTCACGAATACCGCTCTCTTTCGGATACCTCTAAAAAATCTAAACGTTTCCCACCACGAATAATACGATTTCCGGAAAGAAAGCACACGGCGGTGCGCCCCGACCAGATCCCTGACGTTTCCCTGTCCCGTAGGGGCGGACCCCTGTGTCCGCCCGGTCATACCCGCCGGATCACGTCCCCCACACGGGGTGTGCCCCCTCATGCACCGGTAAATCAGCGAGCCCATATCACATACGAGACACGCGCCGCCCTTCACGACGATCGACGCCCGGGTTGTTTATTCCAGCGGCAGCCGGAGCTGACGGCGCACGTAGCCGACGCTTTCGCCTTCGAAGCGCACCTGCAGGCGGTAGCCGCCGGGCTCGGGGCTCAGCATGACACCTTCGACGGCCTGCACCCGGCGTGGCGTGCGCACCTGCAGCGTATAGCTCCGGCCCGCACGTCCCTCCAGCACCAGCAGCAGGCTGTCGGACGCGGCCCGCACGCGCAGCACCCGGAGTCCGCGGTTGTCCATCCCGGGCACCAGCGGCTCGGGGGCCACATAGACGTCGGTGCCCGGCCGCATGCGGTAGCGGATCGTGGTCGGACCGGCCACCGGCACGCGGATGCGCACGCGCTGCAGATCGCCTTCCTCCCGCACTTCGAAGACGGCCGGCCGGTCGTTTACGGTCACGGACTCCACGCGGGCATCCAGCGGAAAGGCCGGCGCCAGATCCAGCGAGACGGGCGCCGCCTCGCCTTCAGGGATGATCTCCACCAGAAAGGCTTCGTCCGTGCGCCGAATGGCCAGCGCATACCGATCGCGTCCCACCGGCACGTGCCGCAACCGCAGCGAATCCCACACGGCCGGAAGCTGGGGCGCCACGCGCAACACCCGGCCGCCCTCCCGCACGTCCAGTCCCAGCAGTCCCCGCACCAGCGGGGTCACCACCATGGCCTCGGACCAGATCTGGTGGTGCGACGAGCGGCCGAAATCCCGATTGAAAGCACCCGAGAGCAATTCGGTCACGTAGCCCAGCGCCCCCTGGTAGGTCAACAGCGCGTTCGCCATCAGCGCCTGATAGCCGATGTGTGGTTTTTCGTAGCGATAGGCCGCCATCGACGCCCAGCCGGTAAACAGCGGCCAGACCGATCCGTGATGGTAGGAAAGCGGATCGTAGCGGCTGCTGGCGTTCGACAGAATCCGCGTGCCCCAGTCGGTGGCCATCTGCGCGCTGCCCACGTGCTCCAGCGCCCGACGGGCACGCTCCGGGCTGAGCAACCGCCACCAGAGCGGTACCGCCTGCAGCACCGTGTTTTCCGGAAACAGTTCGGGCGCCGCGGCCCCGTCCGGCTTCCAGGTGGCAAACGCATAGAACCCTTCGTCTTCCAGCCAATAAGTGCGCTCGATGGCCGCCCGCACCCGCACCGCCCGCTGCCGCACTTCGGCCGCCAGTTCGGTTTCGCCCAGGGCCGTCGCCATGGCCTCCATCCCCTCCAGCGCGGCCAGCCAGACGCCCTGCTGGTACAGCTCTTCGTGCGGCGGGTACAGCAGCCCCCCTTCCACCCAGCCGTGTCCCACGCCGGTGTTTTCCACCAGGTCGTTGCCGTCCGTGTCGGTGCCGGCCGTGAAGCGGTAAGCCCTTACAAGCGCGTCCCAGTGCTCTCGGATGTAGTCCAGATCCCCGCTCGCCTGCCAGTAATCGGCGTGTGCGATGATAAAGAGCGGCGTGGCATCGGCCGAGGCCCAGGGATACGGATAGTCCTCGAACCAGTCGATCAGCGCAGCACTCTGGGAAATTTCGTGCGGGATCTTACCGTCTTCCCGCTGAAACTTTCGCAGGAAGTCCAGCGCCGTGCGGGTCGTCTCGAAGTGTCCGACGGCCGTCGTGGCCAGCACGGTCCAGAGCGCATCGCGTCCGAAGAACCAGGCAAAGCCGGGCCGCTCACTGTTGCCCGCCGTGCGGAAGCCGGCCACCAGTCCGGTGCCCAGATACGGGTTGGTTGCCAGTCCTTTATCAATGCCCACCAGCGCCCAGGCGTAGGCCGTGTTCAGCGTCGGATCTGGCGTTTCGACCTGCAAGGCCTCGTCCAGCAGTCGCTCGTAGTGCGCCACGTTCTGGCGGTAATAGCTTTCGGCCTGCTCGAGCAGCCGCCGGTAGGTCGCGATCGCGCCGTCGATGCCCTCGACGCTGCCGGTGATCACCACCGGGATGTAGTAGCGGGCGGCCAGCTCGGGCGTTACCTCCAGCTCGAACCGGTTCGGCAAGTCTTTTGGCTCTTCCTGATAGGGCTGCACCGACACGTCCCGGGCCAGCGGCGAGCCTATCACCCCGGCAAACCGGCGGGTTTCCTCGGTGATCGTATAAAACCGCCCCTCCTCGTTCCAGCCGAGGTAGCCCGTCATCAGACCGGCCGGCCACATGAGGCGCAGGTCGGGCCGAAACGCCACGCGGATCGTCAGCGGCCGCACGGCCTGCACGTCCAGCAGCATCACGATACCCGGCTCGTGCACCGGCGCGTACAGAATCTGCCGCACGGTAAAGGCTGCATGGCTGTAGGTGAGCACGGTCGCCTCGGGCCGCGCTTCGATGTAGGCCAGCGTCTCCTCGCCACTCAGCGGCACCGGATAGTCGGCAATCTGGAATTCCAGCCGCAGGTCGCGCAGGATCTTGAGCGGATAGACCCAGACCTCAAAGGCGCGGTGTTCGTAGCCGAGCAGCGCTGCCCGCCGTCCCACCACGTCCAGAAACGCCCCGGCCTGCGTGGGCCGCGCCAGCACCAGTCGGCCGGTGGGACGCTCAAAGCGCGGCACCAGTCCTTCGATCTGTTGCGCCTGCACCGCCATCATGCCGGACAGCAAACAGCCAAGCCATACCGTAATCCATCCTTTTCCTCGCAGCATCGTCGCTCAGAGGTTATGTACAAAAAAGCCCGCTCGGCAATAAAACGCCGAACGGGCCGCAAGGTCAAGCCCCTGCGCATTTCACGGTGCTTCCAATTCTTTCAGCATAGCTGTTATCTGCGCTTTGAGCAGAGGAAGATCTCGCTCCACCGTTGCCCAGACTTCTTCGAGATCAATACCGAAGTACTCGTGTACCAGAATATTTCGCATCGCTACAATCTGCGCCCAGGGGATCTGTGGATAGGCGGCATGAAACGCCTGCCCCAGGCGCGCCGCAGCCTCACCGATCAGTTGCAGATGATGGATGATCCACACCTGAATCAGTTCGTTCTGAAGGAACGCCCTTTTGCCCTGACTGGCATATCGTTCGATCCGGGCAATCGCCTCCAGCATGTCCCTGAGTCTTTCGACAGGCGTTCTCATAGAGGAATGGCCTCCTTCAGCACTTTTTCGCGAATCCGGGGCTTGAGACCGGATTCGCTGAGCACATCGACACGGCACCCCAGCAGCGCCTCCAGCTCAAGCCAGAGCGCGGCGTGGTCCAGCAGGCTGCGTCCCGGCTCGAAGCGCACGATCAGATCCACGTCGCTTGCCGCGTCGGCCTCTCCCCGCGCTACCGAGCCGAACACCCGCACGTCCGTGGCTCCGTAGCGGGCGCAGAGCCGAAGGATCTCCTCGCGTTTCTCTCTGAGCCGCTGCAGAAGTCGCTGCTCTGTTTTCATCCTGAGGTTTTATTCGGAAAACAAGTGGCATCACCCGAGACGGCACTTCGCTTCGCTCCGTGCCTGACTACAAGCGCGCTGGTTGTGCTTCAAACGGCCGGCTACAAACCTAACCGACAGCGCTATAAAGGGTTACAGGTCAAAATCGTGACCTTCTTTTCGGATGACTTCTACCAAAAAGCCCGTCCGGCAAGAAAACGCCGAACGGGCCGCAAGGTCAAGTCCTGGCGCTCACTCCTCGCTTTTTGCCCGGAGCGAGGAGGCTTCGGGCAGGAGTTGGTTGCGGCGGTAGGCATAGATGCGGAAGACCGTCTCGTCGTCACCGCGCACCAGCGCCCAGCCGTTGCTCCGCTCATCAAAATAGAGCACCTGCTGGACGCCACCGGGCAACCGGAGCGTCAGCACATAGTCGGGCGCCCGGCGGATCGAGTCGGCCGGCAGGTCATCGAAGAAGCCGTCGGCGCGGAGCGGATCGAACTGACCGGCCCAGCGCGCAGCCGCCGCCGAGTCGGCCGGCGCGGTCTGGTCGTCTTCCACCAGTTCCCAGCCGCTTTCGCCCCGGCGCACGCCGTATCGCTTACCTTCATGCTGCACTTCCAGCGCCTCGAGCTGGCCCGCCGGCACGTTCAGGATCGTCTTGTCGCGCCAGCGGCTCAGATCCTCCGGGAAGGTCAGGTCGGTTCGGGCCAGAAACACCCGCTCATCCGTGGCCAGGCGCACGTACCGGGCGTTGAAATCCGGCCCCGTATTGCCCCAGAACAACTGGAGCGAGTCGCCCGCCTTCCGATAGGCCACCAGGCGGATGGCGTTCGAGTCGGCCACGCCGTAATTGCCGTAGCGGGCCGGGTTGGTGGAAACGACGCTTTCCAGTTCCGTTTCGGCCAGATTCTCGACGAAACGTCGGGCAAAGGACGAGTCGGCCGGATAGCGAATCGGGGCCGTCAGTTGCCAGCCCGAACCGCTCCGCTCCAGCACCAGCGGGTCCTTGCCCGGCCGCTCCAGTTGGATGCGCGTGATCTCGTCCGCCCGGAGCGTCCATTCTGGCACGTCGATCGTCGAGGGGTTTCGCTTGAAGGCGCCGGTGGCCCAGGCCAGCACGAGCAGGACCACCAGCACGATCGACAGAATGACAACCGGATTTTTTCGCGACATGGCTCACGTCCGGGATGGTTTCAGGTGGTCAGCACGATCTGACGCTGACGCCGGATGCGCCAGCGGATCAGCCCGAAGAGCACCACCAGCACCACCGGTCCCAGGATGTTCGCGTACTTGATGAAGGGCCGCAGGCTTTCGCTCACCGGTTCGAGCGCCCGCGGCGTGATCGACTTGGTGCGGATCGCCAGCAGCGCCTCGTCCTGACCGAGCCAGTCGGCGATGTTCAGCACGAAGGCCAGGTTGCCCGGCGGAAGCTGGCCGCCGTAGCGCTGCTCGTTGACCAGATCGCCGTCGCCCACCACCACCAGCCGGGCCGGCTGCCCGACGCGCGTGCTGTCGTAGGCGCTCGGGAACGTCCCGTGCAGCGCCACGGCCAGCACGTAGGGACCGTCCTGGAAGTTTTCGGGGTCCGGCAGCATGGCGGGCTGCACCGTGAAGAAGCCCTGTTGCGTGGCACTTTGCGGCGTCGAGTACACCAGCGGAATGCGCTCGACCCCTTCGGGAAGCGCCGCGCTCGTGTCGATCGAGCTGACGTAGTAGAAGAAGACCTCCCGGAGCCGGCTGACCATGGGATGCTCCGGATTGAAGCGCGTGGCGATGGGGAAGAACGGGTACTCCACCATCTGGGCCACGCGGAAGAAGCCCACGGTCCGCTGCAGCGTCACCACCGAGCTCTGGCGGTCCATCACCAGGTCGGGCCGCACCACGGCGCCGTAGTGGGCCAGCAGGTCTTCCAGCCCGGTCTTCTGCTCGCTGGCAAAGCCGAACTGCAGGTTCGCGTTGATCCGGTTGAGCAGCACGGCCACGCGGCCGCCTTCCATCAGGTAACGGTCGATCGCCTTCAGGTGCGCCTCGGGAAACGTGTCGGTCGGCGCGATGATGAAAAGCACGTCCGGCCGCGGGTCCAGCGTGCTGTCTTTCACCGACACGGTGCGCACCTCGTAGTTACGCTCCAGCGCCCGCCAGAACGTTTCGATGGCGGTGCGGCCCGGCTCACCATGGCCCGTCAGGATGCCCGCCACCGGCAGCCGATCCCGGGTGAGCTTGCGAATGGCGCTGGTCAAATCGTGCTCCAGCGTCGAGAGGTCTTCGATCACCGGGATCGTCTCCCGCTTGCCCGCATACTCGACCACCAGCCCCATGTAGGCATTTTTGATCTGCAGGTTGTCGTTTTCGATCACCTGCACCTGCACGGGCGGAATGTTGTAGCGGGCCGCCTCCTGCTGGAGCGATTCATCCGATCCCGGATCCAGAAATTCATACTGAAATTTGTTGCCGCCGTAGGCGCGATATTCATCCAGCTTGTCCCGCAGGAAGCGCCGGTAGCTGCTGTAGGGGGCCGGGAGATCGGCCGTAAAGAACACGCGCACGGTGACCGGGTCCTCCAGGGAACGCACCGTCTCGATCGACGCATCCGAGAGCGAGTAGACCCGGTCGTCGGTCAGGTCGATCCGGAAGAAAACGTTCAGGCCGATCAGGTTCAGCACCACCAGAATCAGTCCGACCAGCAGCAGCGTGGTGCGTGTGGTCCAGTTCCGTTGCATGGCTCACTCCGGACGTCGTGCCAGGTGATACGCGGTCAGCAAACCGGCAAACGCCGTCAGCGACAGGTAGTAGAGCACGTCGCGCGAGTCGATCACGCCGCGCATCAGGTTCCGGTAGTGGAAGTCGATGCTCAGGTACTCCAGGATGGGGGCCAGCCAGCCCGGCACGAAGATCGTGACCTTGTCGAGCAGGTACAGTCCGAAAATCATGGCAAAGCCCAGAATGAAGGCCACGATCTGGTTGCGCGTCAGACTGGAGGCCAGCAGCCCCAGCGCGCTGCAGGACAGGCCCAGCAGCGCCAGTCCCAGATAGCCGCCGAGCGTGGCGCCGTTGTCCGGATCGCCCAGCACGGCCAGCGTCAGCACATAGACGCCGGTCAGGGCCAGCGCCACCAGCAGCACGATCACCACCGACAGCAGCTTGGCGGCGATGACCTGTCCGTCACGCACCGGAAGCGTCAGCAGCAGTTCGATCGTACCGGCGCGGCGCTCTTCGGCGAACGTGCCCATCGTAAGCGCCGGAATGAAGAACATGAACAGCACCGGCGCCAGGTCGAAGACCGATCGCAGCGACGCGACGTTCTCGACGAACAGGCTGTTGCCGAAGAACCAGCCTGTGATCAGCAGAAACACGCTCAGCACAATGTAGGCCGACGGGCTGTCGAAGAAGGCCCGCAGTTCGCGTCGCGTGAGGATCCAGACTTCCCGCATCGCTCCAGCGCGTTTAGTTCATCGTGAGCTGGCGGAAGACCTCCTCCAGATCGACACGCTCCCGATGGAGCTCGGTGAGCGTCCAGCCGCGCTCGACGACCAGGCGGAACAGCTCCGGCCGCAGGTCTTTCTGGCCGTCGGCACTCAGGCGCAGCAGCAGCGTGCCGTCGCTTTCCGTCCGCGCCTCCTCCACGCGCACGCCGTCCACCCGCTCCAGGGCCGATCGCACTTCGGGCTCCGGCGCCTGCACGCCGAACAGAATGCGCTGGCCGCCGTGCGCCGACTGCAACTCGTCGGGCGTGCCGTCGGCCACGATCCGCCCGCGGTGGATGATCAGCACGCGGTCGCACGAAGCCTGTACCTCGGGGAGGATGTGCGTCGAGAGGATGACGGTCTTTTCGCGCCCGAGCGTCTTGATCAGGCTTCGGATCTCCACGATCTGGTTGGGGTCGAGCCCCGAGGTCGGCTCGTCCAGGATCAGGATGGGCGGGTCGTGCACCATGGCCTGCGCCAGCCCGACGCGCTGGCGGTATCCCTTCGAGAGCGCATCAATGCGCTTGGTGAGCACGTCGCCCAGCCCGCACACCTCGATCACCTCGGCCAGACGACGCCGCCGCGCCGCGCCATCGAGCCCCCGCATGGCCGCCATGAACTCCAGATAGTCGTAGGTGACCATGTCGGGATAGAGCGGCGTGTTTTCGGGCAGGTAGCCGATCTTCTGGCGGATGGCCAGGCTGTCGTGCCGCACGTCCAGCCCGTCCACCAGGACGGTGCCCTCGGTCGGAGGCAAATAGCAGGTGATCACCTTCATCGTGGTGGTCTTCCCGGCCCCGTTGGGACCGAGAAAGCCCAGCACCTCGCCCGACCGCACGGTGAACGAGATGCGGTCGACGGCCACCTCCGACCCGTAACGCTTCGTCAGCTCGCGTACCTCGATCATGACACGCGTGCCGGTATTGCTTCGGTCGTGGTGGGACACTATTCAAGCAGAAAAGCGAACCGGGCCGCACCATTCCGCGGCGCCGTCAGAAAAATACAAACGAAATGGCCGGCTTTTTAGTGTGTCGCTCCGCCTGTCTCATCAATTCTTCGCAATTGCCGCCGCCTGACTGAACCAGAAGTCTTAAGCGCAGAGCATCAGGCTTCATCCTGAAAAACAGTTAGCGACCCGTGCGCCATCGCCGCAAATCACGG contains these protein-coding regions:
- a CDS encoding SusC/RagA family TonB-linked outer membrane protein → MRTLLSRMLGLSLLLACWNVSVVIAQPRTVTGTVSDATTGEPLPGVNIVVLGTMTGTTTDVEGRYQIEVPGPEAVLVFSFVGYEQVQEVVGDRTVINVRMQPTVEVLEEIVVVGYGVQRREDVTGSVATIDATEINQGVYTSPDQLLQGQVAGLTIISNNGEPGAGLNIRLRGGTSISASNDPLIVIDGVPIDNVRLMPEGAGIDGAPPPPRNPLSLINPNDIESITVLKDAAATAIYGSRGANGVILIETKKGRQGQLQVDYEGYISAASPYKKLELLNGEEYRRFVQEQVQAGNLSQDALNVLGDANTDWEEAVTRTGITHFHNLAFSGGTSQTRYRASVSYLNQQGHVISSGLERLTGRLNADHQAFDGRLRLQLNLTSSFQHDDLLPYNQTAGFEGGVFTNVYQMNPTYPIYADQNLDGTPALDGYFEIADGRTSVRNPVAMAEQVLDFVKTTRSLGNIGAELDLLPGLTARVNFGADRAQSSRRQYFPQQNPTGAQYEGRALQRSREHSSLTFQSYLTYRNTLAQAHNVELLGGYEFNEYMTEEFGVEGQGFVTDVTTYNAMQSASQLVKAGTFSYKEKSRLISFFTRLNYNYQSRYYLTGVLRYDGSSRFGEGNKWGLFPAISAAWRISGEPFMQGLDWLTDLRLKVGYGITGSQEIGNYLSLAQLGANESLQAVFDQQPYTGFAPVNYANPDLKWEETATFNIGLDYSLLNGKFSGTIEYYEKNTSNLLLEIPVPQPAPVPTRIENVGKTRNRGLEFSLDALAVDRPGLNVLFGLVFSTNRNEVVSLGGRDQIITGTVSGRGQSDTYAQILLPGEPIGTFYGPVFLGVDANGRQQFADLDGDGQVEITGDDRTIIGNAQPDFTYGFRTNIYWGNFDFYVFIRGEQGRDVFNNTALVYQTKSAVLQNQNFLKAALDDPDALDEPAIYSSRWIEDGSFIRLDNVTVGYTFNNLGPWSRYLRRARIYVSGQNLLVITPYSGYDPEVNTNAGLATLGIDYTNYPRARTFTVGISLGF
- a CDS encoding TonB-dependent receptor plug domain-containing protein, yielding MERRHMVGGLALVVALWLAGCAGSRPVAETDASAAEAKEQVNVGYGTIAREEVTASVSELDPDEVKERPVTRVEELLRGRVAGVYVTEAPGGGLIVRIRGQNTLLGNPEPLYVVDGMPITPIPGGTISFLNPHDIESITVLKDAAATAIYGSRGANGVILITTKRAGRNQ
- a CDS encoding amylo-alpha-1,6-glucosidase is translated as MLRGKGWITVWLGCLLSGMMAVQAQQIEGLVPRFERPTGRLVLARPTQAGAFLDVVGRRAALLGYEHRAFEVWVYPLKILRDLRLEFQIADYPVPLSGEETLAYIEARPEATVLTYSHAAFTVRQILYAPVHEPGIVMLLDVQAVRPLTIRVAFRPDLRLMWPAGLMTGYLGWNEEGRFYTITEETRRFAGVIGSPLARDVSVQPYQEEPKDLPNRFELEVTPELAARYYIPVVITGSVEGIDGAIATYRRLLEQAESYYRQNVAHYERLLDEALQVETPDPTLNTAYAWALVGIDKGLATNPYLGTGLVAGFRTAGNSERPGFAWFFGRDALWTVLATTAVGHFETTRTALDFLRKFQREDGKIPHEISQSAALIDWFEDYPYPWASADATPLFIIAHADYWQASGDLDYIREHWDALVRAYRFTAGTDTDGNDLVENTGVGHGWVEGGLLYPPHEELYQQGVWLAALEGMEAMATALGETELAAEVRQRAVRVRAAIERTYWLEDEGFYAFATWKPDGAAAPELFPENTVLQAVPLWWRLLSPERARRALEHVGSAQMATDWGTRILSNASSRYDPLSYHHGSVWPLFTGWASMAAYRYEKPHIGYQALMANALLTYQGALGYVTELLSGAFNRDFGRSSHHQIWSEAMVVTPLVRGLLGLDVREGGRVLRVAPQLPAVWDSLRLRHVPVGRDRYALAIRRTDEAFLVEIIPEGEAAPVSLDLAPAFPLDARVESVTVNDRPAVFEVREEGDLQRVRIRVPVAGPTTIRYRMRPGTDVYVAPEPLVPGMDNRGLRVLRVRAASDSLLLVLEGRAGRSYTLQVRTPRRVQAVEGVMLSPEPGGYRLQVRFEGESVGYVRRQLRLPLE
- a CDS encoding HepT-like ribonuclease domain-containing protein, which gives rise to MRTPVERLRDMLEAIARIERYASQGKRAFLQNELIQVWIIHHLQLIGEAAARLGQAFHAAYPQIPWAQIVAMRNILVHEYFGIDLEEVWATVERDLPLLKAQITAMLKELEAP
- a CDS encoding nucleotidyltransferase family protein, coding for MKTEQRLLQRLREKREEILRLCARYGATDVRVFGSVARGEADAASDVDLIVRFEPGRSLLDHAALWLELEALLGCRVDVLSESGLKPRIREKVLKEAIPL
- a CDS encoding DUF4340 domain-containing protein, with the protein product MSRKNPVVILSIVLVVLLVLAWATGAFKRNPSTIDVPEWTLRADEITRIQLERPGKDPLVLERSGSGWQLTAPIRYPADSSFARRFVENLAETELESVVSTNPARYGNYGVADSNAIRLVAYRKAGDSLQLFWGNTGPDFNARYVRLATDERVFLARTDLTFPEDLSRWRDKTILNVPAGQLEALEVQHEGKRYGVRRGESGWELVEDDQTAPADSAAAARWAGQFDPLRADGFFDDLPADSIRRAPDYVLTLRLPGGVQQVLYFDERSNGWALVRGDDETVFRIYAYRRNQLLPEASSLRAKSEE